From the genome of Helicoverpa zea isolate HzStark_Cry1AcR chromosome 1, ilHelZeax1.1, whole genome shotgun sequence, one region includes:
- the LOC124632371 gene encoding uncharacterized protein LOC124632371 isoform X1, which produces MSGPTSADHLFPSEDEYEEQQTRVKHVKDSSSASSSSRSGDAAKRSASKSSHPDSKKKKLKTMSPTVHPISPVMKPQRSDMKTTSHDLFGSDSDDDREEIAASNLKAPRVSSSRKIEKESGIDINEPNNELIEKDIDIHNPSNELIEKEIDIHDPNNELIICKKCQIELPKTELKYHLRTNVHKSNSLVQSHFNNIFVIASAFKNRIITYRLNPAQGVEYCTPEAFLCENTNDVLKLIHMSLLKNTCVKINFELFAHFVLPKTSEQQLKSFNTKYKVICNNTILSDFYSNAIELLKCKMSEFEHKESGWSFKSVSHLEINVNKYCPMRGGTYLELPKKLKNSKSCINIQNNDNCCFLWSVVASLYPVKKNVCRTNSYPHYSSIFNIEGMSFPVSYEDIKLFETNNNISINVYGVENKSETVTGPLYLTNKRRSIHVNLLYLERKGMSHYCLIKDLARLVRGQVTNHKGNFFLCESCLQFYSCETKYRSHICSKTLSILPDKNSKLGFKNYERKQKINYVIYADFESLLVNCFEKKSENTHNLKKHQPSCFAYYICCSHDPRQNRYVTYRGLDCVEVFITRLIEDVKKINDILLIKKQMIPLTKKEQTQYNNASTCHICDRLLLDDKVRDHDHVTGKYRGPAHTQCNLMFRVCPFIPVIFHNLSNYDSHLFIKELAKHKGHIKIIPKTKEKYLTITKYIDHDNSNRPVQIKFIDSFQFLSSSLDALSKSLTDKDFLHLSTEMRNDNLIYLLKTKGIYPYDYMNTWKKYEETKLPPKEFFYNTLKMEHITDEEYKHAKTVWDAFKITTIGEYTDLYLKCDVLLLCDIFENFRNISLKYYKLDPAYYVTAPSLSWDAMLLYTQVELDLIDDLEMYQMLEKGIRGGLAQCSLRHAKANNKYLPEFNDLEPSSYLIYLDCNNLYGYAMTKKFPITEFRFLNQKEVNCFDVMSISDESQYGFILEVDLEYPEHVHDFHSDLPFAPEKFIPPGGKTAKLIANLYDKFNYVI; this is translated from the exons at GTCGGGACCAACTTCTGCTGATCACCTCTTTCCCTCCGAAGACGAATATGAGGAACAACAGACACGGGTGAAACACGTGAAGGATTCGTCATCAGCGTCTTCATCTTCACGCTCCGGCGATGCTGCTAAGAGAAGCGCCAGCAAATCATCGCATCCGGACAGTAAGAAGAAGAAGCTCAAGACGATGTCGCCTACTGTTCATCCCATCAGTCCTGTTATGAAGCCCCAGAGAAGCGATATGAAGACCACGAGCCATGACTTATTTGGTAGTGACAGCGACGATGATCGTGAAGAGATAGCAGCAAGTAATTTAAagg caCCTCGAGTATCTTCCTCGCGGAAGATTGAAAAAGAATCCGGAATTGATATCAATGAAcctaataatgaattaatagaAAAAGATATTGATATCCATAATCCTAGTAATGaattaatagaaaaagaaaTTGATATCCATGATCCTAACAATGAATtaataatatgcaaaaaatGTCAGATTGAATTACCGAAAACTGAATTGAAATATCATTTAAGAACTAATGTACATAAGTCAAATAGTTTAGTTCAAAGCCATTTTAACAATATCTTTGTAATTGCAAGTGCTTTCAAAAACAGAATCATAACATATCGTTTAAACCCTGCACAAGGTGTTGAATACTGTACACCCGAAGCATTCTTGTGTGAGAATACGAACGATGTCCTGAAACTTATACATATGTCTTTATTGAAGAATACTTGTGTCAAGATTAACTTCGAGTTGTTTGCCCACTTTGTGTTACCAAAAACAAGTGAGCAACAACTTAAGTCGTTTAATACgaaatataaagttatttgtaaTAACACGATTTTAAGTGACTTCTATTCGAATGCTATTGAACTTTTAAAATGCAAAATGTCAGAATTCGAACACAAAGAATCTGGATGGTCTTTTAAATCAGTGAGCCATCTTGAAAtcaatgttaataaatattgtccTATGAGAGGTGGTACTTACCTTGAATTaccaaaaaaacttaaaaactcgAAAAGTTgtattaatattcaaaataatgacAATTGCTGCTTTTTATGGAGTGTAGTAGCTTCATTATATCCCGTTAAGAAGAATGTATGCAGGACTAATTCGTATCCACATTACAGTTCTATATTTAATATTGAAGGGATGTCTTTCCCTGTTTCATATGAagacataaaattatttgagaCCAACAATAATATAAGTATCAATGTCTATGGAGTAGAAAATAAGAGCGAAACAGTAACCGGCCCTCtatatttaacaaacaaaagaagatctaTACATGTAAATTTGTTATATTTAGAAAGAAAAGGAATGAGTCATTACTGTCTTATCAAAGACCTGGCACGTTTAGTACGAGGACAAGTAACAAATCATAAAGGTAATTTTTTTCTGTGTGAGtcatgtttacaattttatagCTGTGAAACTAAGTATAGATCTCATATCTGTTCTAAAACTTTATCAATTTTACCTGATAAAAATAGTAAACTGGGTTTCAAGAATTAtgaacgaaaacaaaaaatcaACTATGTAATTTACGCAGACTTTGAAAGTCTATTGGTAAATTGTTTCGAAAAGAAATCTGAAAAcacacataatttaaaaaaacaccaACCTTCATGTTTTGCATATTACATATGTTGTTCACATGATCCCCGCCAAAATAGATATGTAACATATAGAGGTCTAGATTGTGTGGAGGTATTTATCACTAGATTAATAGAAGAtgtgaagaaaataaatgatatattattaattaaaaaacaaatgataccTTTAACTAAAAAAGAACAAACCCAATATAACAATGCAAGTACTTGTCATATTTGTGATCGCTTGTTACTCGACGATAAAGTGCGTGACCACGATCATGTGACAGGAAAGTATAGAGGACCTGCACATACTCAATGTAATCTAATGTTTAGAGTATGTCCATTTATACCtgtaatttttcataatttatcgaATTATGATTCCCATCTTTTTATAAAAGAATTAGCAAAACATAAAggtcatattaaaataatacccaaaactaaagaaaaatatttaaccattACTAAATACATAGATCATGATAATAGTAACCGTCCTgtacaaattaaatttattgaTTCGTTTCAGTTTCTAAGCTCAAGTTTAGATGCACTAAGCAAAAGTTTGACAGATAAAGATTTTTTGCATTTATCAACGGAAAtgagaaatgataatttaatatatttgctCAAAACTAAAGGTATTTATCCTTATGATTACATGAATACTTGGAAAAAGTATGAAGAAACAAAACTTCCTCCGAAAGAATTCTTTTATAACACATTGAAAATGGAGCATATTACCGATGAAGAATATAAGCATGCAAAAACTGTATGGgatgcatttaaaataacaactatTGGCGAGTATACTGATCTATACCTGAAATGtgatgttttattattgtgcgatatatttgaaaatttcagaaatataagtttaaaatattataaattagatcCTGCCTACTACGTAACTGCACCTAGTTTAAGCTGGGATGCTATGCTGCTCTATACACAGGTTGAGCTTGATTTAATAGATGACTTAGAAATGTATCAAATGCTAGAGAAGGGCATACGCGGTGGTCTAGCACAGTGCTCATTACGTCATGCGAAggctaacaataaatatttgccAGAATTTAATGATCTAGAACCTTCTAGTTATTTGATATATCTCGATTGCAATAATCTGTATGGTTACGCAATGACTAAAAAGTTCCCAATTACAGAGTTTCGTTTTCTAAATCAGAAGGAAGTTAATTGCTTTGATGTAATGAGTATATCGGATGAAAGTCAATATGGTTTTATATTAGAAGTAGATCTCGAATATCCCGAGCACGTACATGATTTTCATAGTGATTTACCTTTTGCTCCTGAAAAGTTTATACCACCAGGGGGAAAGACAGCTAAACTTATAGCTAATTTATATgataaatttaattatgta ATATAG
- the LOC124632371 gene encoding uncharacterized protein LOC124632371 isoform X2, whose product MSGPTSADHLFPSEDEYEEQQTRVKHVKDSSSASSSSRSGDAAKRSASKSSHPDSKKKKLKTMSPTVHPISPVMKPQRSDMKTTSHDLFGSDSDDDREEIAASNLKGNKKITPLYSYFTRRVANGLSRQTDELKQGPYYIELKIYDVKTIEHVAPINRWRHSIISIKNRTENNTPAWARLKDFIDETRREFKNCPLEFVSSYY is encoded by the exons at GTCGGGACCAACTTCTGCTGATCACCTCTTTCCCTCCGAAGACGAATATGAGGAACAACAGACACGGGTGAAACACGTGAAGGATTCGTCATCAGCGTCTTCATCTTCACGCTCCGGCGATGCTGCTAAGAGAAGCGCCAGCAAATCATCGCATCCGGACAGTAAGAAGAAGAAGCTCAAGACGATGTCGCCTACTGTTCATCCCATCAGTCCTGTTATGAAGCCCCAGAGAAGCGATATGAAGACCACGAGCCATGACTTATTTGGTAGTGACAGCGACGATGATCGTGAAGAGATAGCAGCAAGTAATTTAAagggtaataaaaaaataactcccTTATACTCCTATTTCACACGTAGGGTTGCAAACGGCTTAAGCCGGCAAACCGATGAGTTAAAACAGGGCCCTTACTACatagaattaaaaatttatGATGTGAAAACGATAGAACATGTCGCACCTATAAATCGGTGGCGTCattcaattatttcaataaaaaatcgcACTGAAAATAATACGCCAGCATGGGCTCGGCTTAAAGACTTTATTGACGAGACCAGGCGGGAGTTTAAGAACTGTCCTTTAGAGTTTGTAAGCAGTTACTATTAA